The sequence below is a genomic window from Tubulanus polymorphus chromosome 1, tnTubPoly1.2, whole genome shotgun sequence.
GACAACTCTGTTCAAGATGGAAAATGTTTAGGAAGAAACTTCCAATTATATGTACttccaatttgatgaaatatttacggTCTCACACTACTGAGTAAGGTGGAGTTAAGTGCAGTTAATTCAGGACCCGTAGTTCCATAGTTATACATTAAGTTTGACTCTACAGAGATAAAAACTTTATTACTAAGAACAGATTTTTCCCTAGAACCGTGTAAAAAATCTCATTGCAACAAATTTTAAGGATATCatatttttaatgttttaccATCAATCTATTGAGCAAAAGTAgaactgataataatataaatctaccTCAAAAAAGGCTACCTGCTAAATGTTAATTATCATGCGACACAGTTTGATTATAAATGATGGATTGTTTTGTTGTGTAAAGTTGAGATGTTCTATTTTTAGCCGATGTAAATGTAATCGTTCCTCATTGTAAGATACACAACGATGCTAGTTGTGAAATATCTCAAGACGGTCTCCTGTTGGCGACGTTCGTACCTAGTCATGGGGGATTCCCCGATTCATTCATACTCGCCGTGTATTCTCTGCAGTCTCATGAATTAGCCCGATGTCTTTACACGAAAAGTTTCGGTAAGATTTTACCACAAACGCTTGTATATTatcttatatagcgctaaatccagtGAAAGCTGCTCAGATCGCTCTACATTTTCGGTATTATAATTAATTTAATACTCttaacatgtatcagtcatctctccgtGGGGAGAAGTAACGTCCGAGTGGCTAACAAGCCctcaggaaccagttccacagtcatgagttagagttagctctgagttaagattagttcattttcggaatcaaatcttaactcacaactgtggtacTGGGTCCAGGAGTCgactatcaggccaggtaatCATTTACTTCTTCGAGGGGAGACAAAACTTAAGTTCAAACTCATTCGTGTTCAGCCAAACTCACACTTTATCGATTTTCAAATAGACTTTTGTATCTTTCAGGACCGAATGCAATCTCAGTTGGAATTTCTCCTACTAATAATTACGTTCTGGTCGGTTTAGCCGCTAAACGGTTGTCGTGGGTTTTCTCTCCGAATCAAATGGTGGCGCAAATCTATGAATTAGTCAGAGAAGAAGCTGGAGAATCTTCGATGCAGGTTTGTGACTTTGAAATACTGTATATTAATCATATCTGTGATTATCCGAGTAAAACTAGTCTGAATTGTCTGATATTTGGGGAGGTTTTATACTGTATTACTTAGATTTCATTAAGATACACTAAATTAATTCAgaacaaatataatttcactATATCCAGTAATTATAATCAATACTAATAATGTCCCTCTTGATCCTCGGTATTGTGTTATGTATTCCTGTCAAACTTATCTTTACGAAATAAAACTTCTATTAATATAAAGTAAATTCATAACAAAAACTGAATAAATAGAGCTGAAACTATTGGTTTTATTTGTAGCACGTGACTGATGTGAATCACCCGTGTCAAACTGACATGTTATCACACGTTAGTGTGAACACGGCTAAATGGATGACTGGAGCTGGTGAAGGCATTATATATGGAACAAACAAAGGAGATTTACACATCTGTTCACCTGGGTAGGcgttacaatttattacatatAATACAGTTATTACAGTTGTCAATATGTAAACATGGTTTTATTTGCAtaattgattttgttgaaTACATGCATTAAGGTGCCTGACACTGTTAGGAAATATAACTACAATCGATGTAGCAATAGATTGTGCGAGGAATTAGAAAAAGCCAACACAGGTTTCAACTAATCTCCTCATAATTCTTAATTCtgtttcaaaatttgattagaagttattacattttttttctctagcTTACCTGTAAtacaattcattacaaatattttgatttgatgcAAATATTAAAATCTGATACAATTCGATacaaatgttaaaatctgaTACAATTCGATacaaatgttaaaatctgaTACAATTCGATacaaatgttaaaatctgaTACAATTCGATacaaatgttaaaatctgaTACAATTCGCTacaaatgttaaaatctgaTACAATTCGATacaaatgttaaaatctgaTACAATTCGCTACAAATGTTTTAACTTAATACAATTATGAATATCGTATTTCGATAACTATTTGTTTACAAGTTGTAGTTGATACTGTAATTATAGGACTAAAGGACCACAGGTGAAGAAAGGagaagatgaagatgatttATTGAATATGAGACCTTCTAGTGAAATGTCTTTGAGACGCAATTTGATGGAAATGTTAGGAATTCCGTTGATGAGAACAGCTGGAACTTCAACCGAACCTGAACCTGAACGGACTCGACATCGTACCGCTAGTACTCAAACTCCATCCAACATGTATTACCACCTATAGATATACCTGATATACCAGTGAACAGGGGCGGAATTGTGACTATTTCATCATAGATAAAATGACACTTTTCAAGTATATCAACCCCCTTAATCACGAGCCATTTTCAACCCtatttgatgtttgttttttcGTATGAAATCAAACCACAACATAATGGTTATGCTGCTAGATGATATAGATGGAATGAAGATTGATATCAAAAATTTGCCTTTCTAAAAGGAGGGCATTTCAGATGTTTTGAGTGTCAAGAGGTTcactggatccacccctgtatggtatattatatatgtgtATTGATTGCATTGGGAATTGAAGGTTCTGCATTTGGGgagtaaaaatatgtatttcttGAAATTGTGTACTTCGGGGGttaaaaaatcataaaaaaaagAGGCTGCATTTGCTCGAAAATTGATGATTAAGAGTTAACTATTGGTTAGACAGATAACATTCCGGTAGGTAACATTGTTACTACCGCTGGTTAACTCGATCCAACTTTTGAGCGACTGACTGCAGCACGATGAGGTTGGTTGAAATATACGCATTTTATAATGACCACTGAGATTGCgttgtatatatttatcagATGGGCATTCAATGACTCTTGCTCCTTATTGTACCATGATTATTAGCTAAGGTTtaaaacagttgaaataattgtATTCTAAAATGTTCACCAGTGATTGTATTTTTAACTCAGATGCCTGGGCTTtcatttagatatttatctcTCTTCTTTCAGCTGTACAAATTTTGCAATGTATAATTTCTTATCGGTCAGCTATTtgtatattgttattatcattattagattTGAATGCGGTTTCCCTATTGAAAAACATGTAATGACtaataattatttgaaatcatgtgtaacatcattgaatctaatgaattaacgaCTATAAGTGTTCATGATTGTTTGTGTCgaattgaaaaagaatttaaagcTGTAACTTGTTAATGcttcgaaaaataaatcattatctgAAATTAATATTGACTTAGCGTCTTTTTTTGTGACAGGTTGATAAACCAACCAATCATAgtcaattttcattaaaactgGTCGACTTGATTCTGATTCAGAGTTGTTTGGAATATGGAAAATCCAAAACAGGCGTGTCctaggttcgaacccaataTTTCATTCTGATCCCGGATGATATCCTCCGGGTTGATGATGGCAGCATTGGGCCACACCCACCTATCTCAACAGCAAACAGTTGTAGAGGCTGTCGTAGGGTACAAAATGAGGCATTCAGATGAATAACCACGAGTCATTTAGAGCATTATCGTCATcaaatgtaatttattttcaaaacaaaaatttggCATCATTACTTCTAGTAGCttaatagaatcaaaataaaaattcaaaaaaaaaatcaattttaatacaGTTTGTCAGTTTGAACAGGAGGTGGTTTCAATGACAATTTTCACCAGCTACCGACAGCAGTTTCTATTCGAGCACATTTAGGACTAGtacatatatattacaagTTTACAGGATATGTATAAATCAGATAAAGTataatattgtatatattcATTGTCAATGATCCCAGCACACAAGTCAGTTTTCCCAGCACATTTTGAACCCAGACACCACATTATTATATTTGTTCATAGGAAGCTCTCCCTAAATATCTGTAGTTAAGTTTAAtactgtaatcaatcatttaaaACACCGTGGCCTTTAATTCATCCATCTAgcaatctgcagcctggaaccGCTATAGTAGTCAgtttttgaataatatctTGGGCCAGTTACATAGTCAAGGCagcagtctaagaccaacttggttctataaccaatctaacaacttaagaccagtcttaagatttaagaccacttttggacttaaatcacgactgtgcaactgggcccaggtgTTTGGAATTCATGGATGATAACAAATTGGAAGAATGGGAGCAGACCGCAGATTGATACATGATTGGCAGTGGTTTAGTTAGCGAAGATGTCGCCCATTGGAATCCAGATATTTTTCACCTGAATTGAATGATAGAGGAATTCCTCCCCCTGACCTTGAACGCCGTTCGTCCAATCTCTCGTTTTACCGTAATTCACGAATGTTCGTTTCAAATTCTCGGCCGAAACGAATTCGACAAATTTAGAACCTTCGGCCGAACCGAAATACCACATAGCGTCGACATCCTGGTGCTCGGTGAGGTATTTAGAAACATGATCTCGATCACCGGTTAGAATGTTTATAACTCCACCGGGAACATCGGATGTCTCAAACACCTGAAATATTAGACATCAAGAGGAGAAATAAATATACACTTATTGTTTATATGACAACTTTCAGTTTGTTTCAATacaaattctttattcatatGCATCTATCTGCAGCCCTTAACCATTCTCCACATATGAacgatcagttttttaaagtgagctgataaaatgtctgaatgtctggtgtttgtacttcattttcaattaaaaatgtctcagatgaagttctgaacacatgtgaggtgtggacgatcagttattgaaagtgtgctgataaaatgtctcactgaatgtctggtgtttgaagttcattttcaattaaacatgTGTCACAAAATGGAAGAGATGTGATAACGAATTGAACGTGTGAGGGAAAGGTCCATGGCTGTAGATCGATACACTGATTAACAAAGATATATTGACGAGATTGAAGGTCATACCTGATATAGGTCAAGGGCAGATAGAGGATGTTTCTGACTAGGAACGATGACGACGACATTTCCACGTATAATTGCAGGTGCTAACAGAGACACGAATCCTAGCAGAGGAAATTCATCAGGACACGCGATACCAATTACACCTACTGGTTCATGAATCTTTGCTGTTACACCATAAAGTGTAGTTTCCTGTTAAACATATTGTATTCATTGTTAACtcattaattttcaatcttaGTGGGTTAATTCTCCACCCCTTACTCAGTAGCATGTTGGGAATCAGGGAAATAGAAAGTTTACTGTACTCCCTCAAGACAGGTTAACTGCAAGTCGTTGCTGCTCCATCCCCCAAAACATTCCTGAATACTTCATCAATTTATCGCGTTATTAGATGAAATACCTGAATAGTTCCGCCGTATTTATCGGCGTACGCTCCGTAGTAAAACAACCGTCGAACAGCGAGATCGACCTCTTCCAAACAGCTCTCCAAACTCCGACCGGTCATTCTCTCCAACTGACGCGCGAATTCATCCCTTCGTACTTCTATATTCTCAGCTAAATAGTAAACAATTTGAGCTCGATTGTGGGCGGCGCGTTTTCCCCatctacaaaataatcaattcagCATTTTCCCATGAATAACAGCGACAGTCGTGAGTTTTAGGAGAAAACAATTTAGAAGTTGTGACCGAACTGACCCGGATGATGCTTTATGCGCTGCTTCTACTGCGTTTCTCACATCCTTCCTATTACTGTCAGGAACATGACTGAGCACTTTACCATCGGAACCTTTTATCTCTCTAACGTATTGTCCGTCCGGACGTTTCTGAGCTCCTCCATAATACAGTTTATACGTTCTATCAATGCTACAATGAATACATTTGTACAATAAAATCACTACCTTCAATCCTAGGGATAACAGCCAGGACCCAccagttttacagttgtgAGTCAATTAACCAGTTGTAATtcttttatacctgggaccaGTTTCACTAAAAAGGGTTTAACTCTCAAATTGATCTAATTTCTTCATCTTAAAATCGTAGACTTTTATTTAACCCATCTGTACATTTAGTttatttgatatcttataTCATACCTGATGAGGCTGAATTGACTCAGCGATTGTGTtggattacatcatttttcacaatgaattttgtaaattctattttggttttatcttaaaattatcAAAGAGTTTTCGTTTGTCAGAGGAACCAGGCTTTTAATAAATTCGACATTCAAATTTTACCTGGGTATAGCAGCTCCAGAACTGTTTATTTGAGGTAATAATGCATCAGGAGTTGGTCGTCCACTGGTTGATACAGCACCAAACGTTTTCATATTCACTTCACCTACGTTCGGTTTAGCTATTTCATCCCAGGCTGGCATCacatattcaaataaaccCTTTCAAACAAATCAAGATATAGAGAAAGCAGTAGAGACTGAATTAGACTAATAGAACATTCATAAACTGGTAGTAAAAGAAAAACTGCCAAAAGAACAAGTAACAGATCTAACATTTCAGGTAGAATACTTCCAATCATCTTCAGAGtaagaattaatcaattacataattttaaattcaaataaatactCCTCAGGgacagttgcacagtcatgagtGATTTAACTAATCTAACACCAGTCTAATAATGATTTAAGATCACTTTTGGATTCAAGTCATGACAGTTTAACAGGCTCCTGAGGATCGGTATTCTGCCTGAAATGCAGCTCTTTGCTGCACTGAAAGCAGTAGAATTGATTGAATACCTCTTTGCCCCCATCTCTTCCGAATCCACTTTGTTTATATCCACCGAATCCTGCAGCTGCATCAAACATATTATGACAGTTAATCCATACAGCTCCTGCTTTAATCAGATTAGCGACTTCTAATCCTAGACTAATCTTCTCCGTCCAAACGCTTCCTCCTAATCCGTATAGCGTATTATTCGCGATGTTTACGGCTTCTTTCGCCGTACGGAAAGTCAGTAACACGGCAACCGGGCCAAATATCTGTTACAAAATATATTAACACaaaatgtataatctttacaTTTGCTTTGATGAGAAATGATTTAGGGCCCTATTTTTCGCGAATGACGTCGGAACCAAAAATACCTgtagtaaaaaaaaatgttttcaaaaatttgatgatttgtaAAAAATATCACTTTTGTAGTATAGAATTTTGTGCAGTTTCCAATTCTGAATCCACCCCTGATTttaatattcattttgatgaGAATCATTTAGGAATGTGTAAGATTATTTCTACCTCTTCCATCACAACTCTAGACGATGTTTGTACTTTAGTTATAAGTGTTGGGGGATAGTAACATCCTGTTGTCGGTTTAGTCGAATTCACTTGGAAAACCTTTAAAACAATATGAACATTATGAGTTTCATGAATTAGGAGTCATTTACACAGTCATCGAAATCAAAAAGATCACATTTCACTCAGGGGTTTTACATGAACTAGGACAAATATCTTTGACTCTATAgtagagttaaaattagtttaattCCAAATATTAGAGTCAGATttgaactcacaactgtggaactagttcagttccacagtcgggGAAGTCAATTGATATAAAATGTAACGATTTTGACTCAAAAGTCTCAGATATGACTCATAGGTTTATCCGCAATGATTACCTCAGCACCTTCAGACCGAGCACTTTCGACAAACTGTTCGACTGATTTACGCTGCGATTCATCAACTACTGCTCCCATATCtatagatttatctaaattatgCCCGAGTCTCAAGTGAGTCATTCTCTCTTTCAGTTTATTGATGAAAACATCTGCGATTGATTCTTGTACGATCAGTTTCGATCCAGCGCTGCAGACCTGACgataacaacaaaacaactCTGTGTCATTTTCTATAAGGACGAAATATTAACGCTTTGACTGCGAAACCGAACAATGACTACCGCAATAGTGTCGTCACTGAAGTCATctttagtctcaatttgtatttccaattcaattcactaagCGTAAGACTTATGCAGCAAGTTTAACTGTATTTCAAAGCATCAGGGACCAGTCGCACAGTCGTGATATAAGCCCCAAAtagtcttaaattgttagatttgctattaatagaactaagatgagtTTATACTgctcttaaatctaagccatgactgcgCAACTGGCCAGCAAAGCCTCGGTCTGCACCAAAACTACTGCAATATCGCAATATCGCAATATGTAAGTCTAGAGATGATTGTTCAGTATCTTATTTCGATGTTGATGTTTGTAAGGAATAATAATAACCTGTCCTTGATTAAAATATATCGCATCAATCACTCCTTCGATCGCGGAATCCAAATCAGCACTTTCAAACACGATGAACGGGGATTTACCGCCTAATTCTAGCGATATCTTCTTACCGGTTCCTGCCGTTAGCTGTCGAAGGGTTTTTCCAATCTACAAGAGAGAGATttattattcatcattttcatcggCAAAGAAGATTTGTAGTAAGAAGACGATGAGTCATGTTTGAGAAGAGATAAATAACTAATTATAACTGCGTCATGTGGCACTACCTCAGGCTCAGGTACTACCTCAGCTACTATCTCAGGCTCAGGTACTATCTCAGGCTCAGGTACTACCTCAGGCTCAGGTACTACCTCAGGCTCAGGTACTAACTCAGCTACTACCTCAGGCTCAGGTACTACCTCAGCTACTACCTCAGGCTCAGGTACTACCTCAGCTACTATCTCAGGCTCAGGTACTACCTCAGGCTCA
It includes:
- the LOC141911795 gene encoding aldehyde dehydrogenase family 16 member A1-like, with the protein product MAASHQAVADANSVCSLFDKMSYGPAPEAANVAQAWFDDHGRQFGHFIDGKYVKPEGRQFYENKNPATGEVLAATCQGTREDVDLAVNSSKTALKSWSELPGHVRARYLYSVARHIQKHQRLISVVESLDNGKSIRETRDCDIPLIVRHFYHHAGWAELMDTEMRGWKHVGVIGGIVPWNFPLMLLTWKIAPALAMGNTVVLKPATYTRLSALLLAEICSEAGLPPGVFNVITGKSQFGSMLASHESVDKIAFTGSTEIGKTLRQLTAGTGKKISLELGGKSPFIVFESADLDSAIEGVIDAIYFNQGQVCSAGSKLIVQESIADVFINKLKERMTHLRLGHNLDKSIDMGAVVDESQRKSVEQFVESARSEGAEVFQVNSTKPTTGCYYPPTLITKVQTSSRVVMEEIFGPVAVLLTFRTAKEAVNIANNTLYGLGGSVWTEKISLGLEVANLIKAGAVWINCHNMFDAAAGFGGYKQSGFGRDGGKEGLFEYVMPAWDEIAKPNVGEVNMKTFGAVSTSGRPTPDALLPQINSSGAAIPSIDRTYKLYYGGAQKRPDGQYVREIKGSDGKVLSHVPDSNRKDVRNAVEAAHKASSGWGKRAAHNRAQIVYYLAENIEVRRDEFARQLERMTGRSLESCLEEVDLAVRRLFYYGAYADKYGGTIQETTLYGVTAKIHEPVGVIGIACPDEFPLLGFVSLLAPAIIRGNVVVIVPSQKHPLSALDLYQVFETSDVPGGVINILTGDRDHVSKYLTEHQDVDAMWYFGSAEGSKFVEFVSAENLKRTFVNYGKTRDWTNGVQGQGEEFLYHSIQVKNIWIPMGDIFAN